One segment of Monomorium pharaonis isolate MP-MQ-018 chromosome 6, ASM1337386v2, whole genome shotgun sequence DNA contains the following:
- the LOC105840392 gene encoding lipid storage droplets surface-binding protein 2 isoform X2, translated as MADAKKTENSASLPHLEVLDRVKNIPVVHSAIEKTGSTYSFLKDSHHLVNWALNQAEAGLNYATATAVPLAAPLAKKFEGQISAVDQKLCEGLSIVEQKVPIVKEPPQQIYDAAKAVMSSSLQPTIEKLQTAKESATQQASTLKETSIAKANELLNTQYGSMAVQGVDNTSVLVNRLLDHYFPPVEGEESMPNPVSADENKVLHAVQTIGQLSTKTANRVYHSIAAQLKTIKKEDVSTYISSVVSILHLTQFLNLGQKQEETNSPTEKKDEEKK; from the exons ATGGCAGACGCGAAGAAAACAGAAAACTCCGCGAGCCTACCTCACCTCGAGGTGCTAGACCGAGTGAAAAATATTCCGGTAGTTCATTCGGCAATTGAGAAGACTGGATCTACATATTCTTTTCTGAAGGATTCTCATCATTTGGTAAATTGGGCGTTAAATCAGGCCGAAGCGGGACTGAATTACGCTACCGCCACAGCTGTGCCACTTGCTGCGCCATTGGCCAAGAAATTCGAAGGACAGATCAGTGCCGTCGATCAGAAACTATGTGAGGGCCTAAGCATCGTCGAACAAAAAGTTCCAATTGTGAAGGAACCACCTCAGCAG ATATACGATGCCGCCAAAGCGGTTATGAGCAGCTCCTTGCAGCCCACCATCGAAAAACTTCAAACGGCAAAGGAATCAGCCACGCAACAGGCATCTACATTAAAAGAGACCAGTATAGCTAAAGCGAACGAGCTTCTAAACACGCAATACGGCAGCATGGCTGTACAAGGCGTTGACAACACCAGCGTGCTCGTCAATCGTTTATTGGACCATTATTTCCCGCCCGTTGAAGGAGAAGAGAGCATGCCAA ATCCGGTCTCCGCGGACGAGAACAAAGTACTTCATGCGGTGCAAACAATTGGTCAGCTGTCAACGAAAACCGCTAATCGCGTTTACCATTCAATTGCTGCGCAATTGAAGACAATAAAAAAGGAAGATGTATCGACATACATATCCAGCGTGGTATCAATTCTTCACCTCACACAATTCTTGAATCTTGGGCAGAAACAGGAGGAGACAAACAGCCCGACGGAGAAAAAGGACGaggagaaaaaataa
- the LOC105840392 gene encoding lipid storage droplets surface-binding protein 2 isoform X1 codes for MYYTQNLLIKKMADAKKTENSASLPHLEVLDRVKNIPVVHSAIEKTGSTYSFLKDSHHLVNWALNQAEAGLNYATATAVPLAAPLAKKFEGQISAVDQKLCEGLSIVEQKVPIVKEPPQQIYDAAKAVMSSSLQPTIEKLQTAKESATQQASTLKETSIAKANELLNTQYGSMAVQGVDNTSVLVNRLLDHYFPPVEGEESMPNPVSADENKVLHAVQTIGQLSTKTANRVYHSIAAQLKTIKKEDVSTYISSVVSILHLTQFLNLGQKQEETNSPTEKKDEEKK; via the exons AGAAAATGGCAGACGCGAAGAAAACAGAAAACTCCGCGAGCCTACCTCACCTCGAGGTGCTAGACCGAGTGAAAAATATTCCGGTAGTTCATTCGGCAATTGAGAAGACTGGATCTACATATTCTTTTCTGAAGGATTCTCATCATTTGGTAAATTGGGCGTTAAATCAGGCCGAAGCGGGACTGAATTACGCTACCGCCACAGCTGTGCCACTTGCTGCGCCATTGGCCAAGAAATTCGAAGGACAGATCAGTGCCGTCGATCAGAAACTATGTGAGGGCCTAAGCATCGTCGAACAAAAAGTTCCAATTGTGAAGGAACCACCTCAGCAG ATATACGATGCCGCCAAAGCGGTTATGAGCAGCTCCTTGCAGCCCACCATCGAAAAACTTCAAACGGCAAAGGAATCAGCCACGCAACAGGCATCTACATTAAAAGAGACCAGTATAGCTAAAGCGAACGAGCTTCTAAACACGCAATACGGCAGCATGGCTGTACAAGGCGTTGACAACACCAGCGTGCTCGTCAATCGTTTATTGGACCATTATTTCCCGCCCGTTGAAGGAGAAGAGAGCATGCCAA ATCCGGTCTCCGCGGACGAGAACAAAGTACTTCATGCGGTGCAAACAATTGGTCAGCTGTCAACGAAAACCGCTAATCGCGTTTACCATTCAATTGCTGCGCAATTGAAGACAATAAAAAAGGAAGATGTATCGACATACATATCCAGCGTGGTATCAATTCTTCACCTCACACAATTCTTGAATCTTGGGCAGAAACAGGAGGAGACAAACAGCCCGACGGAGAAAAAGGACGaggagaaaaaataa